The Fusobacterium sp. IOR10 genome window below encodes:
- a CDS encoding ATP-binding protein: protein MHIIDEEGCIGCGACSEVCPVDAIAATEEGKYRISDTCINCGACVEVCPVGVISSGE, encoded by the coding sequence ATGCATATAATTGACGAAGAAGGTTGTATTGGATGTGGAGCTTGTTCTGAAGTTTGTCCTGTGGATGCTATAGCAGCTACAGAAGAAGGTAAATATAGAATTAGCGATACTTGTATTAACTGTGGAGCTTGTGTTGAAGTTTGCCCTGTGGGAGTTATATCTTCAGGAGAATAA
- a CDS encoding TldD/PmbA family protein, which translates to MNKNIFIEKLFQRAKELKIEEFEVYYISGENTSLKIFNGKVDSFSDNTNQGISFRGKFHGKMGYSYSESFDEEDVNFLINEAKENASIIENTDEQIIFGEKCDYRETETYSEDLDNIKIEEIKEFLFKMEDYVKSLDKRIKNVNNCAFVIGKGERIIKNSKGIDLRDIGNFAYTVISVSVSDGSKIKTDYDFKIGKRFSDFDYKKLGDKVVKKALSKLDVVNVSLNNKLCVIENTTLASLIGSMLGNFYAESVQKGVSKLKGKLNDTIANENVTLIDDPFLKDGYSNSSFDAEGVPTEYKEIIKNGVLKTYLYNLKTAKKDGVKSTGNASKSGFKGTIGTSCYNLYLKNGDASLEKLFEELGEGVFVTSFAGLHSGLNSISGDFSLAGEGFYIKDGKLSKALNQITIAGNFYNLLEDIIKIGNDLKFDSSGIGCPSVLVKGLNIETDTKN; encoded by the coding sequence ATGAATAAAAATATATTTATAGAAAAGCTTTTTCAGAGAGCTAAAGAACTTAAAATAGAAGAATTTGAAGTTTATTATATATCAGGGGAAAATACCTCATTAAAAATTTTCAATGGCAAGGTGGATTCTTTTTCAGACAATACAAATCAAGGAATTTCCTTTAGGGGAAAATTTCATGGGAAAATGGGTTATTCTTACAGTGAAAGTTTTGATGAAGAGGATGTAAACTTTTTAATTAATGAAGCTAAAGAGAATGCATCTATAATAGAAAATACAGATGAACAAATTATATTTGGTGAAAAATGTGACTATAGGGAAACAGAAACTTATAGTGAGGATTTAGATAATATTAAAATAGAAGAAATTAAAGAATTTCTATTTAAAATGGAAGATTATGTAAAATCCTTAGATAAGAGAATAAAAAATGTAAATAATTGTGCCTTTGTAATTGGAAAGGGAGAAAGAATAATAAAAAATTCCAAGGGAATAGATTTAAGGGATATTGGAAATTTCGCCTATACAGTTATTTCAGTTTCAGTTTCAGATGGTTCTAAAATTAAAACAGATTATGATTTTAAAATTGGAAAAAGATTTTCTGATTTTGATTATAAGAAGTTAGGGGATAAAGTTGTTAAAAAAGCTCTTTCTAAACTAGATGTTGTTAATGTATCTTTAAATAATAAACTATGTGTTATAGAAAATACAACCTTAGCATCTTTAATAGGAAGTATGCTTGGAAATTTTTATGCTGAATCAGTTCAAAAGGGAGTATCTAAATTAAAGGGGAAACTAAATGATACCATTGCAAATGAAAATGTAACTTTAATAGATGATCCATTTTTAAAGGATGGCTATTCTAACTCTTCCTTTGATGCTGAAGGTGTTCCCACAGAGTATAAAGAAATTATAAAAAATGGAGTACTAAAAACTTATTTATATAATTTGAAAACTGCAAAAAAAGATGGAGTAAAATCAACAGGAAATGCAAGTAAAAGTGGTTTCAAAGGTACTATAGGAACTTCATGCTATAATTTATATTTGAAAAATGGTGATGCTTCTCTTGAAAAATTGTTTGAAGAATTAGGTGAGGGAGTTTTTGTAACTAGTTTTGCAGGATTACATTCAGGATTAAATTCAATATCTGGAGATTTTTCATTGGCAGGGGAAGGGTTCTACATTAAAGATGGAAAATTAAGCAAAGCTTTGAATCAAATTACAATAGCTGGGAACTTCTATAATTTATTAGAGGATATAATTAAAATAGGAAATGATTTAAAATTTGATTCCTCTGGAATAGGTTGTCCATCTGTTTTAGTTAAAGGATTAAATATAGAAACTGATACTAAAAATTAA